CTCAAATGTAAAAGAATGTTTTTTCATTCGTGGTAGAGTTTATTCTGTAAAAGCCTCTTTATTTGGAGAGATGAACATGAACTATATTACGTTTGATACCGCGGTGGGACGGATGCGTTTGATTGGTGATTCGCAAGGCATTCGAGAATTGCATTTGAAAGCGGACGAAACCCCGTTTGCACCACTGGAAGATTGGCGCGAAAGCGATGAATGGCTAGCGGATGCGGTGCAGCAATTACAGGCTTATGCCGAAGGCAAACTGCAACGATTCGATGTTCGGCTCAATCCGCAGGGAACCGATTTTCAGAAGCGGGTTTGGCAGGCCCTGTCGGAGATTCCGTTCGGTGAAGTACGCTCTTATCAAGACATCGCGGCTGCCATCGGTAACCCGAAAGCGGTTCGAGCCGTCGGTGGTGCCAACGGCAAAAACCCGATTCCGGTG
The nucleotide sequence above comes from Hydrogenovibrio thermophilus. Encoded proteins:
- a CDS encoding methylated-DNA--[protein]-cysteine S-methyltransferase: MNYITFDTAVGRMRLIGDSQGIRELHLKADETPFAPLEDWRESDEWLADAVQQLQAYAEGKLQRFDVRLNPQGTDFQKRVWQALSEIPFGEVRSYQDIAAAIGNPKAVRAVGGANGKNPIPVIVPCHRVIGADGSLTGFSSGLPLKKRLLALEGI